From one Ignavibacteria bacterium genomic stretch:
- the ald gene encoding alanine dehydrogenase codes for MIIGVPKEIKPLEKRVGMTPGGCDMMIRNGHTVVVQRSAGEGSGFADEKYAAVGAELVDSAADVYGRADMIVKVKEPIAPEYPLIRKDQVLFTYFHCAASRELTEAMVANGSVCIAYETVQRADGSLPLLIPMSEVAGRMSAQEGAKYLEHPMGGRGVLLGGVPGVKPANVIVLGGGVVGTNAAKIAAGFGARVTIFDNNLYRLRYLDDVMPRNCETQMSTPANIREAIIDADLVIGGVLVVGAKAPRLVTRDMLSTMKPGSVIVDVAVDQGGCVETTKPTTHDNPTYVVDGVVHYCVANMPGAVPYTSTLALTGATLPYAMNLANHGWEAAVKESHELALGVNIVKNTIVYKAVADAFDMEYKHLNDVMGW; via the coding sequence ATGATAATCGGTGTTCCAAAAGAAATTAAGCCGCTGGAAAAAAGAGTTGGTATGACTCCCGGCGGATGCGATATGATGATTCGTAATGGTCATACCGTAGTCGTACAACGGTCTGCCGGTGAAGGCAGCGGTTTTGCCGATGAGAAGTATGCTGCCGTAGGTGCCGAACTTGTAGATTCGGCAGCCGACGTATATGGTCGTGCCGATATGATCGTAAAGGTTAAAGAACCAATTGCCCCCGAATATCCTCTTATTCGGAAGGACCAGGTTTTGTTTACCTACTTTCACTGTGCTGCGTCCCGCGAGCTTACCGAAGCAATGGTTGCAAACGGCTCCGTTTGTATCGCGTACGAAACCGTGCAGCGTGCAGACGGTTCGCTGCCGTTGCTGATCCCGATGTCGGAAGTTGCTGGCCGGATGTCAGCTCAGGAAGGTGCTAAATATCTTGAGCATCCAATGGGGGGACGGGGAGTACTGCTTGGCGGGGTCCCGGGTGTTAAACCCGCCAACGTCATCGTCCTTGGCGGCGGTGTTGTTGGTACCAACGCTGCAAAGATCGCTGCGGGGTTCGGTGCTCGCGTTACCATTTTTGATAACAATCTGTACCGTCTGCGCTACCTTGACGACGTTATGCCAAGGAACTGTGAAACCCAGATGTCAACCCCGGCAAACATCCGCGAAGCGATTATTGATGCTGATTTGGTGATTGGTGGCGTACTTGTTGTGGGCGCAAAGGCTCCCCGACTGGTAACTCGCGACATGCTGTCCACTATGAAACCGGGCAGTGTGATTGTTGACGTTGCCGTAGATCAGGGCGGCTGTGTTGAAACAACGAAGCCAACCACGCATGATAACCCTACCTATGTTGTTGACGGCGTGGTTCACTATTGCGTTGCCAATATGCCCGGTGCTGTACCCTATACGTCCACACTTGCCCTGACCGGCGCAACGCTTCCGTATGCCATGAACCTTGCCAACCATGGATGGGAAGCCGCTGTTAAGGAAAGTCACGAACTGGCACTGGGAGTAAACATCGTAAAGAATACAATCGTGTACAAGGCCGTTGCCGATGCATTTGATATGGAGTATAAACATCTGAACGATGTGATGGGCTGGTAA
- a CDS encoding SIS domain-containing protein: MSSPFTLSRIASTITESISTKQELLQTQSQNILDCGELLASAAVSNALIMLCGNGGSAADSQHIAAELVVRLRGSVERRAIKAMALTVDSSVLTAGGNDYGYNRVFERQVEAFASPGSVLVAISTSGTSANVVQAVTRANMLGVQTVGLLGGSGGVLNGLCTKSVVVPSTNTARIQECHIMIGHLWCEMIEEAVAPELFR; the protein is encoded by the coding sequence ATGTCAAGCCCCTTCACACTATCACGTATTGCTTCTACGATTACCGAGAGTATCAGCACTAAACAGGAGTTGCTGCAAACACAGTCACAGAATATTTTGGACTGTGGTGAACTTCTGGCATCCGCCGCCGTCAGTAACGCACTTATCATGTTGTGTGGAAACGGCGGGAGTGCTGCCGATAGTCAGCATATTGCGGCAGAACTGGTGGTGCGCCTTCGCGGCTCAGTAGAACGTCGGGCTATTAAAGCCATGGCGCTGACTGTTGACTCGTCGGTTCTTACGGCCGGTGGCAACGACTACGGGTACAACAGAGTTTTCGAAAGGCAGGTAGAAGCCTTTGCCTCGCCCGGAAGCGTGCTTGTTGCCATCAGCACCAGCGGTACTTCGGCCAATGTGGTGCAGGCAGTTACACGGGCAAACATGCTTGGTGTTCAAACGGTTGGTTTGTTAGGGGGCTCGGGCGGAGTGTTAAACGGTCTCTGCACAAAAAGTGTTGTGGTTCCTTCAACCAACACTGCGCGGATTCAGGAGTGTCACATCATGATTGGTCACCTGTGGTGCGAAATGATCGAGGAGGCCGTTGCCCCGGAGTTGTTCCGATAG
- a CDS encoding DegT/DnrJ/EryC1/StrS family aminotransferase: MQVPLLDLQAQFRQLQPQLEAALIRVAQSQAYILGPEVSAFERQAAEYLGVDHAIGVSSGTDALLLALMALDVGVGDEVIVPDFSFFATAGCVARTGATPVFVDVDSRGFMMQPEAVECAITSRTAAIIPVHLFGQAAGLEKIMAIAAQHDIPVIEDAAQAIGTRACGGTRVGGIGTMGCFSFYPTKNLGAMGDAGMVTTNHGHLADKLRQLRNHGMEPRYYHKYVGGNFRLDALQAAVLSIKIEHLQSWHEARQRNAELYNTLFIKEGLATAAGVTSFDESNTILLPATLQPENGADAHIYNQYTIRTRHRDALRAYLTEHQIGTEIYYPLPLHSQECFRHLTRTDDAFPVTCNLARTVLSLPVYPELTRQQIEYVVTTISNFIRSTAPQH, from the coding sequence ATGCAGGTACCCTTACTTGATTTACAGGCCCAGTTCCGACAGTTGCAGCCACAGCTCGAAGCAGCGTTAATCCGGGTGGCACAAAGCCAGGCGTATATCCTTGGACCTGAAGTTAGTGCTTTTGAGCGGCAGGCAGCCGAATACCTTGGTGTGGACCATGCCATTGGCGTCTCCAGTGGCACCGATGCCCTGTTGCTTGCGCTGATGGCTCTGGATGTAGGCGTTGGTGACGAAGTAATTGTACCAGACTTCTCGTTTTTTGCAACGGCGGGGTGTGTGGCACGTACGGGTGCAACGCCCGTATTTGTTGATGTGGACTCCCGCGGTTTTATGATGCAGCCCGAAGCTGTAGAGTGCGCCATTACGTCGCGGACGGCTGCGATTATCCCTGTTCACCTGTTCGGACAGGCGGCAGGTCTGGAAAAGATCATGGCAATTGCAGCTCAGCATGATATCCCGGTCATCGAAGATGCGGCTCAGGCCATCGGCACCCGGGCCTGCGGAGGAACACGCGTGGGTGGCATAGGTACAATGGGCTGCTTTTCGTTTTATCCTACCAAGAACCTTGGCGCCATGGGCGATGCCGGCATGGTAACCACAAACCACGGTCACCTGGCCGATAAGCTGCGTCAGCTTCGAAACCATGGTATGGAACCCCGCTATTACCACAAATATGTTGGAGGCAACTTCCGGCTGGATGCCCTGCAGGCTGCTGTGCTTAGCATAAAAATAGAACATCTGCAGTCGTGGCACGAAGCACGCCAACGGAACGCAGAGCTGTATAACACGCTGTTTATCAAGGAAGGCCTGGCCACGGCAGCCGGCGTAACCAGCTTCGACGAGTCCAACACCATACTCCTGCCGGCAACACTGCAGCCCGAAAACGGCGCCGACGCCCATATTTATAACCAGTACACAATCCGAACCCGGCACCGCGACGCCCTGCGTGCGTACCTAACGGAGCACCAGATTGGTACCGAGATTTACTATCCCCTCCCGTTGCACAGTCAGGAATGCTTCCGTCATCTTACACGTACCGATGACGCTTTTCCGGTAACCTGCAACCTTGCGCGTACCGTACTGTCACTGCCTGTGTACCCTGAGCTAACTCGCCAACAAATCGAATACGTGGTTACAACGATTTCTAACTTTATTCGTTCTACTGCACCACAACACTAA